The genomic DNA ATCAAGAACATCACGATGAACGGGAAGAGCGCCAGGATCGCACCGCCGACCTGGTCGAAGACCCCCTCCTGGTCGCTGAAGAGCCAGGCGAAGAGTCCGACCAGAAGGCTCGGAGCGATGAGCATCAGCGCGATCGACCGGGGATCATGCCGCAGCTGGGTCAGCACGCGGCCGGCTGTGGCGAAGATCCGATTGCCGTTCACGACCCGACCCCGTCTCGATGGGCACGGCGCGAGGACGGGTGCTCCCGCTGATCCCGCTCGATCAGTGCGAGGAACGCGGCGTCCGGGTCCTCCTCGCCGGTGTCGGCAAGCAGGGATCGCGGCGTCGTATCGGCGATGATGCGCCCTTCGCGCATGAGCAGCAGACGATCGCAGCGCAGCGCCTCGTCCATCACGTGACTGGAGACGATCAGGGTCACGCCGCGGTCGGTGAGCTGCCGGAAGAGCGTCCACAACTCGGCTCGCAGCACCGGGTCGAGCCCGACGGTCGGCTCGTCGAGGACGATGAGCTCCGGCACGCCGATGAGCGCCATCGCCAGTGAGACGCGGGTGAGCTGCCCGCCGCTGAGGGAGTCGACCATCTGATCGGCCTGTGCGCGGAGACCGACCTCGTCGATGACCCGGTCGATGTCGCCCTTCGGCGATTTCAGCAGCGCAGCGACGTAGCGCAGGTTCTGCCGCACGCTGAGGTCGCCGTATACCGCGGCACCCTGTGTGCCATAGGCGACCCGGCGTCGCAGTTGCCGCGATCCGCCCGGCTCACCCAGCACGGTGACATCGCCGCCCTCGATGCGCTGGACGCCGACGATCGAACGCATCAGGGTGGTCTTGCCGCATCCGGACGGGCCGAGGAGACCGGTGATCTCGCCGCGCGGGATCGTCAGGTCGATGCCGTCGAAAACGCGCGTCTTCCCTCGCCGCACCCGAAGCTGCGCGATCTCTCCCGCCGGTTTATTCATCATGCGATGAATTATGCGCCTGCGGGACAGCGGTGGCGACCCCTTCGCCGCGGCGCGCTCTTGTCGCTCATGCCCGCCAGCCGACTTCGCTTACACGGGATCGCGAGAGTGACGTCTAGTCGAGCAGATGGCGCAGGTAGCGCTCCGGGGAATCGAGAAAGGAGCGCCAGTGGTTCACGATCTCGAGGTCGCCCCACTCGGCGGGTCGCACACCCCAGTCGCCGACCTCGAGGATCCGTGCGCCGGGAAGCGCGGCGAGCACCGGGGAGTGCGTCGCGCAGACGACCTGCCCGCCTTCGTCGGCGATGCGCCGGAGCACCGCGATGAGCGCCAGGGTCGACTGGAAGGACAGCGCCGCCTCCGGCTCATCGAGGCAGTAGAAGCCCGGCTCAGCGAAGCGGCTGTCCAGGAGAGCGAGGAAGGACTCGCCGTGGCTCATCTCATGGAAAGGCACATCGGGAGCCCGAGTCGACGGGTTCTCCTCGAGATATGTGTAGAACGAATGCATGGTCTCGGCACGCAGGAAGAATCCCCACCGGCTGGCGCCGACGCCGCGCTGCAGACGAAGCCAGTCGGAAAGCGGTGACTCCGTCGGCCGTGTGCGGTGCTGCGCCTGACGGGAACCGCCCTCGGGTGAGAGTCCATAGGCGATCGCGATGCCCTCGACGAGGGTGGACTTGCCGCTGCCGTTCTCGCCGACGAGGAACGTGACGCCGGGATCGAGATCGATGCCTTCTCGCAGCAGTTGAGCGACGGCGGGGATGCTCGTCGGCCACTGCGCACCGGGTGCCGGGGCATCATCAGATGGGCGAACGGACACCACCGGCTGCTGGCGACGCCGACGGCTGCTCGGCTCCCAGAACGCATCCATACGTGTCCTTCCGCGGACAAAATCGACATGTGCACGAACATCGCGCAGTGGATGTCGCCTCGTACGCAGAATGCCGCTCCGCGCACAAGTGCGATCCTGCCTCAGGCCACGGACACCGCGCTCAGCACTCGATGACGTTGACTGCGAGGCCGCCCTCGCTGGTCTCCTTGTACTTCGTCGACATGTCCAGCCCGGTCTGCCGCATCGTCTCGACGACGGCATCCAGCGATACGTAGTGCGAGCCGTCCCCGCGCAGCGCGAGCCGCGCCGCCGTCACCGCGGTCGATGCGGCGATCGCGTTCCGCTCGATGCACGGGATCTGCACGAGCCCGCCGATCGGGTCGCAGGTGAGCCCGAGGTGGTGCTCCATCGCGATCTCGGCGGCGTTCTCGATCTGGCGGTTCGTGCCGCCCATCACCGCGGTCAGGCCACCGGCGGCCATCGCGCATGCGGATCCCACTTCGGCCTGGCATCCGCCCTCCGCTCCCGAGATCGAGGCATTCGCCTTGAACAAGGACCCGAGCGCGGTCGCGGTGAGCAGGAAACGACGGATGCCACGGCGACGGTTCGCCTCGGCGACGAGGTCGTCATCGGCGCTGGACGCCGCCGTCTCCAGGGCTCGCGTCCCATCGAAGCCGAGCAACGCGCTGCCGACGAGTTCGCCGTAGGGCGTCACCGCGTTTCCCGCGCCGAGGCCCGAGTCGGCCAGGAAGCGCCACCAGTACATCGCCACGGCGGGAAGGATGCCGGCCGCGCCGTTCGTGGGGGCAGTGACGACTCGGCCGCCGGCCGCGTTCTCCTCGTTCACGGCGAGCGCGAATGCACCCAGCCATTCGCCGGGGAGTTCACGGTGTCCGCCGGACTCGGCCTCCTCGAGCTGCGCGCGGATCGTGCCGGCGCGGCGCTTCACTCTGAGCATGCCCGGCAGAGTCCCGTCGGCGCGCAGACCCGCGTCGACGCACGACGCCATCGCATCCCAGATCGCATCGAGTCCGGCAGCGACCTCTTCTTCTGTGCGCAGTGCGGTCTCGTTCAGCCTGGCGACCTCGGCGATCGAGAGGCCGTGTTCGTCGCAGAGGGCGAGCAGCGACGCGGCATCCGCGTAGGAGTACGGGAACGCGCTCGTGGCGAGCTTCGCCTCTTCGCCGTCACGGCGGATGAAGCCGCCGCCGATCGAGTAATAGGTCTCCTCGGCCACCACGTCGTTCTCGGCATCCCAGGCAGTGATCGTCATCGCGTTCGGATGGCCGGGAAGCCGCGTGCGAGGGGCGAAGACGATGTCGTCTTTCGTGAAGGGGACGTCATGGACGCCGTCGAGGCGGAGCAGCGCGCCGGGGCGCAGGTCGGTCCAGGCCGCCCGCACGTCCGCAGGGTCGCAGGATTCCGGGGCGAGGCCGCGGAGACCGGCCACGACGGCATCCGGGGTTCCGTGTCCGATCCCGGTCGCGCCGAGCGAGCCGAACAGCGTGCATCCCACGCGAGCGACGCGGGTGAGCACCTCCATCGCGCTCAGGCGTCGAGTGAAGTCGAGGGCGGCCCGCATCGGTCCGACCGTATGGGAGCTCGAGGGCCCCACTCCGATGGAGAACAGGTCGAAGGCCGAGACGTACGCAGTCACTTCATAAGGCTACGCCCCTCAGGGCGGCATCGCCCGGCCGAGCGCCGACTGCCCGCTACGCTGTGGGCGTGAGTGACGACACCGGCATCCTTCTGTTCCTCGGCATCGGCACGGTCATCCTGATCGGGATCGTCGTGTTCGGCCTTCTGAGTTCACGGCGGAAGAAGAACGCGCAGACGCGCTCGTGGACCGTGCGGACCGAGTGGATCGGCGACCAGCCGTACCTCGCGAGCACTGATCTGACACAAGACGACAAACGTCAGGAGGAGCTGTTCCGCCTGACGTACACGATCGGTGGAGTGCTGCCGATGACGCTTCCCGATGAGAACGGCGACCCGGTCGAGCGCGACCTGCGAGTCTCGCGGATCGGCCGGAGCCTGCGCGGCGGATGGCCTCAGGCGCAGCTGGGGCTCACCGCGTATTTCGCCGAGTGGGAGAACAGCGAGTTCCCGGCGACCTTCCCGGTCAAGGCGTCGGACAAGGTCGTGTCGATCACGATGGATGCCGACGGCGTCGCCGCGCGGGATGCCGCCGGCGCAGTCGTGTGGTCTTCGCCGTGGAGCTCTCTCCTCTTCTCGAATGGGCCGGATATCGTCCTGTCCGACGGCGCCGCCCACACGCTCCGGATCGAGACTCCCGAGGAGCATCCCGAGCTCGAGGAGATCCTGATCAAATACGGCACCCTGAAGCAGATGCACTTCTGAGCGACGGCCGTCGCGGCCATCCGTCAACCCCCTTGGCCGGGGCGAGCCCTCGACGCATGCTGTCGTCACCAGGCCGCAAGACCAAGGAGCGATCATGACGAACAGTGCAGCCCCGCAGGAGCAGAGCGATCCGGCGGAGGGGCCGACATCAGCCCCCGCCGCAGAGCCAGCACCCGCACCGCAGACGGAGGAGCGGACAACCGCCCCGGCCGCGGCAGACCCATCATCCACTCCGACTGCGGACGAACCGTCGGATGCGCCAGCAGTCGACGAGGCCACGACCGCCGAGTCCGCGACCGACACATCGCCAGCGACGGAGCCGACGACGGACGAGTCGACGGCGGAACCGGCGACGGACGAGTCGGTAACCGAAGCGCCAGCTGCAGGCGAGTCGACGACGGAACCGGCGACGGACGAGTCGGCAACCGAAGCACCAACGGAGCCGGCGACGAACGCCACTTCCACGACCGAAGAGCCGACCACCGAGCAGTTGCAGGAGCCGAGCACCGAGAAGGAACCCAGCGAAGAGCCGAAGGCTCCGGCGAAGAAGGAGCGTCCCGAGCCTGACCACGAAGCGGTGGGAATCGGCGTGGTCGGACGACCGCAATTCGATCCGGACGACATCACCCCGGGGTGACCCCGCTGAGCACCCCGGGTCGCTGAGCGTGCCGCAGCGCGCGGTCAGACGCGGGTGCGGGTGAGTGTGTCGAGGGTGGCGCGTGGGGTGCGCCATCGCTGTGCGGGGTCCCACCAGCCGGGTCCGCGGATCTGTGGGATGCCGCCGATCATGCGGATCTCCCATCCGGATCTGTCGAGGGTGCGGTGGTGGTGCCAGCACAGCGGCACCCCGTTGTCGGTGTGGGTCGGTCCGCCGCGGGCGTGTTCGGTCACGTGGTGGATCTCGCACCAGGATGCCGGGACGTGGCAGCCCGGGATGAGGCATTCTTTGTCGCGGAGCACGATCGCCCGACGTTGGTGGACGGTGAAGACCCGGTCGGTGACGCTGATCCCGACGATGCGGCCCTCGTCGAACAAGACGCGTTGGATCGTACCCGTGCAGGCGGTGTGGGAGGCGACGGATGCCGAGACCGGGGCGTCAACGCCGGGGATCGTCGCCCAACCGGCCGCGAATCCCGCTCCGGCGCCGGTGTCGCTGTTGACGCCGCTGTCGGTGTTGGTGCCGCTGTCCGGCACAGGGAGCGCGTCTGCGGCTGATCCGACTGCGAACTTCGCACCGTCGCCCGTGGCGAAGGTGGCAGCGTCGACGTGCACCACGAGAGTCGGCGCCGCCCCACCCAGGCTGGGCATCTCGTCGTGGCGGGCCGCGATGCCCAAGGCCGCGGCGAGGGCGTCGTGCTGCTTCTGCGCGCGGGTGCGCGGATCGATCACGTTCCTCGGGTCCGAGTTGAACGGATCCAGACCGTCACTAGCCCCGTCGATCTCGTCGGAGGGGCGGAACATCACACCCAAGTCGGCCGGGCCTGCTGTCTTCGGGTTCAGTTGCGCGTCGAAGATCAACTGCATCTGCGCGTAGACCTCGGGCAGCATGTTCCCCCAGACCGGGTAGGTCCCGTTGCGGAGCCTCCCGACCGTGAAGGACCGGTTCTGCGATGCCTCCGCCTCCGACGGCGCGGACCCATCCGGATCCAGATACAGGGCGATCAGCTGCGCGAACTGCTTCAGATCCTCCGGCGTCGCCGGAGGCGCCACATCAGCGGGCACAGTATCGGCATCTGCCCGCTCGCCGAAGTCGGCATCGGCGGCGGCACCGGCGAGGACGTACCCGCGGGCCTGGCCGGCGAGTTCGACATCCGCCCGCAACCGATCAGCCGTCCCGATCCGGACCCCCGCCCGTTCGATCGGACCGGTCGCCGCCAGCAGCCCGGCGATCCCGATCGTCCCGCCGAGCATCGCGCCGCGCAGTGCGGGCCACCGGGACGGCAATCGTGCACCTGAGGTGAGTTCCACATCACGGTGCACCATGTCCGCGGCCTTCACCACCCGGGCAGCCCCCGGTGCGTCGACCCGCAGCACCCGCTGCAGCAGTTCGTTCATGTTCCGGCATCCGAAGCCGTCCGGGAAACCCGGTTCTGCACCTGCCGTCGTCTCCACCACGACCGCCTCGATGCGGCGGAACGCCTCCCCGGCGACGCGAAGAACATGCATCCGGTCGGCATCCGACAGTGCCCCGAGAGCATCCGCACTCAGCACCTGATCGAGGTCGTCGACGACCTGATCGAGGAGAGGTATGGGGTTGTTCATACCTCCATTCAACAGGGGGCCACCGACATTCAGACCCGAAAAGAAGCAGATCAGAGAAACTTTTTCGATTTCCTTGGAGTCGAGCACCACCGGTCAGGTAGTCGGTCCCACTCCGCCGCCGCGAGGGGTCGAGGGCGGCCAGCATCGGTCCGACCCGACGATCGGAATGTCGCGCGACGACGCATCCGT from Microbacterium sp. LWO13-1.2 includes the following:
- a CDS encoding ABC transporter ATP-binding protein, which gives rise to MMNKPAGEIAQLRVRRGKTRVFDGIDLTIPRGEITGLLGPSGCGKTTLMRSIVGVQRIEGGDVTVLGEPGGSRQLRRRVAYGTQGAAVYGDLSVRQNLRYVAALLKSPKGDIDRVIDEVGLRAQADQMVDSLSGGQLTRVSLAMALIGVPELIVLDEPTVGLDPVLRAELWTLFRQLTDRGVTLIVSSHVMDEALRCDRLLLMREGRIIADTTPRSLLADTGEEDPDAAFLALIERDQREHPSSRRAHRDGVGS
- a CDS encoding AAA family ATPase, producing the protein MDAFWEPSSRRRRQQPVVSVRPSDDAPAPGAQWPTSIPAVAQLLREGIDLDPGVTFLVGENGSGKSTLVEGIAIAYGLSPEGGSRQAQHRTRPTESPLSDWLRLQRGVGASRWGFFLRAETMHSFYTYLEENPSTRAPDVPFHEMSHGESFLALLDSRFAEPGFYCLDEPEAALSFQSTLALIAVLRRIADEGGQVVCATHSPVLAALPGARILEVGDWGVRPAEWGDLEIVNHWRSFLDSPERYLRHLLD
- a CDS encoding L-serine ammonia-lyase, iron-sulfur-dependent, subunit alpha, coding for MTAYVSAFDLFSIGVGPSSSHTVGPMRAALDFTRRLSAMEVLTRVARVGCTLFGSLGATGIGHGTPDAVVAGLRGLAPESCDPADVRAAWTDLRPGALLRLDGVHDVPFTKDDIVFAPRTRLPGHPNAMTITAWDAENDVVAEETYYSIGGGFIRRDGEEAKLATSAFPYSYADAASLLALCDEHGLSIAEVARLNETALRTEEEVAAGLDAIWDAMASCVDAGLRADGTLPGMLRVKRRAGTIRAQLEEAESGGHRELPGEWLGAFALAVNEENAAGGRVVTAPTNGAAGILPAVAMYWWRFLADSGLGAGNAVTPYGELVGSALLGFDGTRALETAASSADDDLVAEANRRRGIRRFLLTATALGSLFKANASISGAEGGCQAEVGSACAMAAGGLTAVMGGTNRQIENAAEIAMEHHLGLTCDPIGGLVQIPCIERNAIAASTAVTAARLALRGDGSHYVSLDAVVETMRQTGLDMSTKYKETSEGGLAVNVIEC
- a CDS encoding DUF222 domain-containing protein; this encodes MNNPIPLLDQVVDDLDQVLSADALGALSDADRMHVLRVAGEAFRRIEAVVVETTAGAEPGFPDGFGCRNMNELLQRVLRVDAPGAARVVKAADMVHRDVELTSGARLPSRWPALRGAMLGGTIGIAGLLAATGPIERAGVRIGTADRLRADVELAGQARGYVLAGAAADADFGERADADTVPADVAPPATPEDLKQFAQLIALYLDPDGSAPSEAEASQNRSFTVGRLRNGTYPVWGNMLPEVYAQMQLIFDAQLNPKTAGPADLGVMFRPSDEIDGASDGLDPFNSDPRNVIDPRTRAQKQHDALAAALGIAARHDEMPSLGGAAPTLVVHVDAATFATGDGAKFAVGSAADALPVPDSGTNTDSGVNSDTGAGAGFAAGWATIPGVDAPVSASVASHTACTGTIQRVLFDEGRIVGISVTDRVFTVHQRRAIVLRDKECLIPGCHVPASWCEIHHVTEHARGGPTHTDNGVPLCWHHHRTLDRSGWEIRMIGGIPQIRGPGWWDPAQRWRTPRATLDTLTRTRV